The DNA sequence CTTGGTGGCCTCTGATGGTGGTGCCCTCTCTTTCCTCAGGTGTGTGAGATCATTGAGAGCCCCCTCTTCCTCAAGCTGAACCCCATGACCAAGCACACAGATGTGAGTACCCACTCCTCTTCCCTCCTTGCAGCCAGTCCACCGTCTCTGTACCAGTGGGCAGGATCTCTGAGTGACCCGGGtgctctttttcctcttcctttccaGCTGCCAGTTAGCGTCTTTGAGTCTGTGATCGACATCATCAATGGAGAGGTACTCCTCCCTGAAGGAATGGGCGACCTAGCGGGGGTGGGAGGGGCGGCCCTTGGCAGAGTCACTTCCTTGAACCCACAAGCAGGCAGAGTGGAGGTGGAAGGACTGGTGCTCCTTGGGGCACAGGTCCATCCCATTTCTGATGACATCAACTTgtctctccctcttccttccagGCAACCATGTTGTTTGCTGAGCTGACGTACACGCTGGCAACAGAGGAGGCCGAGCGCATTGGGGTGGACCACGTGGCACGGATGACCGCAACAGGCAGCGGCGAGAACTCCACAGGTGAAAGAGGAAGGGGGCGATCTACCTGggttggctccttgtggcagaacCAGTAGATTGAAGGGGAGCGGCTGCAGATCGCAGTGCCCCTCATCGACTTTCTTTTTGTTTGACCCTGTAGTGGCAGAGCACCTCATTGCCCAGCACAGTGCTATAAAGATGCTTCACAGCCGTGTCAAACTCATCCTAGAATATGTCAAAGCGACCGAGACAGGTGAAGCGCCCGGCTGGAGTGGGCATGTGGTTTTGATCCAAGCTCTCCCTCTCTTGCCCTTTGGGGGCAAGTAGCAGTCTCTTCTGCAACATGCCTTCTCCCCGCTGTAGGTGAAATACCTTTCAACCACGAGATCTTGCGGGAGGCCTACGccctttgccactgcctgcctgtgCTGAGCACAGACAAATTCAAGACAGACTTCTATGATgtgagtgcgggggggggggggcaagggtgtACTTGTCATGCCGAAGGGAAAGGGGGGTTGAGAGTGAGAGAGACCCCTGGCAAAAGGAGAAGAGTCCATGGGAGCAGCATCGCTGGAGAGGTAGAAATAGTCATGCAGGAGGCAGTGGTGGTCAGGAGCTAATGCCCACCTGCTTGCCGGGGAATTAATCCTTCCTGTCACTCATTTCAATAGAGAAATTAGCCCTGGGCTTAGTTTTAAATGACAATATCAGTTACCacagatgtgcaaaaaaaaaaaaaagtacctttGGAAGGGAAAAAGTAGAGACACGATGGATAGTTGAGCTGGTTGTCCTGAATGCTGCCTTGAGAAACTTCACTGGTTTAGAAACAGGTTAAATAAATACCTTGGTTCACCCctgctgtgccccctccccctttgacACAGGGATGTATTAGGCTATGCCCCATCCGTGCACCCCAATACTGTTCTTGTGGCTCTTTTCCAGCAATGCAATGATGTGGGTCTCATGACGTATCTGGGCACCATCACCAAGACCTGCAACaccatgaaccagtttgtgaACAAATTCAACATCCTCTATGACCGCCAGGGCATTGGCCGACGAATGCGGGGCCTCTTTTTCTGAGGTGTGCCAGCGTCCCCAAATAAAGCAGTTGCTGCAATGGGTGTGTGTTTTGTGGGCTTGTGTCTTTGCTGTTTGCAGGAGAGGGAAGAGCTCagtgtccccccctccccttcacagCCTTCTCGGAAGCCGCTCTTCAGGGCAGAGTGTTTCTGGGCCCAGGTGACCGAGTGGCTCCAAGGGCAGCAGCCAGGCCTCTCCTCCCACGGGCACAAGTCACATCTGAACTAGACCCACCCTGTATTCTGCTGCTGTTGTCCAGCTGATGGGAATACTTCATGCGGTATTCAAGGTCTGCCAGTGCTTGGCCCTGGAATCTTTGGCATTTCCCATCCAAATCTTAACGGCCTTACCCTGCTGCGCTTCTGAGACTGGGTTACTCTCctgggagcaggggtcactggtgtgtgtgtgtagggggttTCTTGCACTGTgcgggggattggactagatgactctgaagctcccttccaactctatgattatgtgGAGGAGGGGTGGCTGGTGGTCTTCAGGTTCCTGGCAACAGTCTAGCTTTGGACTTCCTGTTCCGAGAGACAGAAAGGGGGCCGGTCGCATCTCTTCCGGAGCTCAGGCTTTTCATCAAGTCCAATCTCTTCCATTGAGGCCAGAAACAGCTGCGCTTGCCTCTAGTCTAATAGCATGAAGACTGACCCACCACCCTTCGCTTCCCCGTTTTCCTTCCTCATGGGAGAGCCCTCAGTGCTGATtctctacacacacaccccagtcacCTCCCTGTCTTGCACTCTGCAGCTGGTCGGGCTGGCTGTGGTCAAAGCCTACAACATTGAGGAAAGGATTAAATACACTTATCTCAGTGACTCAAAACAAGGCAAGAAgaaaagactggatttatacctatgagagccagtttggtgtaatggtca is a window from the Heteronotia binoei isolate CCM8104 ecotype False Entrance Well chromosome 2, APGP_CSIRO_Hbin_v1, whole genome shotgun sequence genome containing:
- the COPS6 gene encoding COP9 signalosome complex subunit 6; translated protein: MASGVTGSVSVALHPLVILNISDHWIRMRSQEGRPVQVIGALIGRQEGRNIEVMNSFELLSHTVEENVVIDKEYYYTKEEQFKQVFKDLEFLGWYTTGGPPDQSDIHVHKQVCEIIESPLFLKLNPMTKHTDLPVSVFESVIDIINGEATMLFAELTYTLATEEAERIGVDHVARMTATGSGENSTVAEHLIAQHSAIKMLHSRVKLILEYVKATETGEIPFNHEILREAYALCHCLPVLSTDKFKTDFYDQCNDVGLMTYLGTITKTCNTMNQFVNKFNILYDRQGIGRRMRGLFF